From the Spirochaetota bacterium genome, the window CCTTTACCTGGGGATGCCATCTGAATCCGAAGGTTGGATTGGCAACACGCACGAGTCTTGATGCCTCTAAAAAGGCTGTGGTGAGATCATTGCATGCATCTGTGCCGTCCGGTTTTACCCCGCCAATGGTCCATACCCATGTGGCTGAAATCCCCTGCAGGGCCTCTGCTGCAACTGCGGGTGAATAGAATCCCACCTCACTACAGCGAATCATAAATTCTCCTACAAGATCAATCGCTTCTTCTCTGGTAATCTTTTTATCAATATTGACATCCTTGTCATAGTAAGGCCAATGGTAATAATCCGGTCGGGCAGGCCAAGCGCCTTCAACATCCTCAAATCTTGCCCAAACCTGAATAAAATGATCATACTGCAGCGATTCCTGAAGGGTTCTCGGCGGTTTCCCGGGTACCCTTTCACAGGTCTCTGCAATCCTAAGGAGTTCCTCTTTCCTCTTGGGATCTGATTCATAATTCTCAGCTATTATCCTAGCCAATCTTGAATACCTCTTTGCCATCCTGATACAGGCCTCCAGTATAATCTGCATCGCTTCCCAATTGCTGAGCTTATCATAAAGTGGTAGAATATCCGGTCCAGGATTGCCATCTATACTCTCTTCAGCTTCATCTATTTTATCCTGTATCTCATCGATAATATCCTCAAATCCCCTCTTGCCAGTCAGTAAGTACTCATAATCCTTACCTGAATAACCGAAGCTGCCACCTACTGGAAAGCTCCACATAAGAACAAAGGTCATAAACTTAACAACCTCCTCTCCTGAGAGGTCTCTCAATGCCTTGCCCATGCAATCCCTGGTACTCCAGTAATTGTTTATATCAGCTATTATTTTGAGCGATTCCTCCTGTGGCTCAGGAATTACAACTGAATCATTGTAAATCTCTTCATTAAAGAGACCGGCTATATCACAATTCCAGGAGAGTGTGTTCGGAAGGCTTCCAACATATCCAACAAGTTGAGCCTGATCCGTGATAAAGATGGTAATATTATCAAGTACATGCGATAATACCTTTGCCCTCCTCATCATTACAGGCTCATTCTCATTCTCTTTAAATGCAGCAGTAAACAACTGCGGTGCCTCAAGGTCCATCTTTATTCCCGGCTCATACATTGCTCCCTTCTTCCCCTTCTTCCAGATAGCCTTTCTCAGATAATCCAATCGTTTGGATCTCTTCTTCTCTGCTACCCACCACCATTCTTGATTCTTCTCTAGGTCTTCCATACTCCTAGTTGTCGATGCTTGTGTCTCTGGTGTCATCTTTTCCTCCTTTCAAATAATCAGTTAGTTACATATATTTAATATATATAGCACTTTTGCTTTAAGTAGATCCTATTGTTGATTCATATTACAAACCCCAAAAACAAAGGGTGTAACATGCAGCATGCAAAATTGCTTTTATAACCTAATTTACGTAGTGCTATAAATTAAACAAAATAATGCGATAAAGTTGCACTCACCTCCTTTGAATGGGATAAAGACTCTCAAACAAGATAGCATCTTATGCTAAGGATATTCTAATAGATTAACATCAGTTGCTTACTATTAAATTAAAGAGTCTTGAAGAGTGATCCTAAAAAGAGCCTATTTCAGAAACTTACTTATAACTGAAAACATGAATTTCAAAACTCACTAAATCGACCCTTATTTAATCACTTAATCCATGATAAGTATATATATTTAGAATCAACTGAAAATCAATTGAAAATCAATTGAAAATCAATTTTAAGCAATTTGATTAAAAAAACTAAAAAAATGAGTATTTTCAGCAAATTCTGTATATTATGAATAATCCTATGCATTGACCAATGAAAAAATAAATCTATTGGTTTGGGATATTCTTATACTCTCTTTATTTGTTTTCTATGAAATACCTATTATTTGTGAGTGTTAAGTAAGATAGAAATGCTTCACCTTGGGCTTATAATGTATATAATTGTGAATATGAATACCTGCTTTAATATTCAAATTAATTTTCGGTATAATT encodes:
- a CDS encoding pyruvate formate lyase family protein — its product is MTPETQASTTRSMEDLEKNQEWWWVAEKKRSKRLDYLRKAIWKKGKKGAMYEPGIKMDLEAPQLFTAAFKENENEPVMMRRAKVLSHVLDNITIFITDQAQLVGYVGSLPNTLSWNCDIAGLFNEEIYNDSVVIPEPQEESLKIIADINNYWSTRDCMGKALRDLSGEEVVKFMTFVLMWSFPVGGSFGYSGKDYEYLLTGKRGFEDIIDEIQDKIDEAEESIDGNPGPDILPLYDKLSNWEAMQIILEACIRMAKRYSRLARIIAENYESDPKRKEELLRIAETCERVPGKPPRTLQESLQYDHFIQVWARFEDVEGAWPARPDYYHWPYYDKDVNIDKKITREEAIDLVGEFMIRCSEVGFYSPAVAAEALQGISATWVWTIGGVKPDGTDACNDLTTAFLEASRLVRVANPTFGFRWHPQVKDEVMREVFECIRHGLGYPSIRNDPILIANGMNWHGHPLEEMRTWVHQACMSPAPTTKHGSQPARMAMTLNCAKMVEYALHNGFDNIVNMQMGPETGDATKFTDFEQLFQAWVKQMEWLVNFGTRMMNKGRSNSPKYYGRPFLSGISEKSVESGLDALEPSLERGNCWLTFFTWAENADSLAAVK